A stretch of Oryza brachyantha chromosome 4, ObraRS2, whole genome shotgun sequence DNA encodes these proteins:
- the LOC107303999 gene encoding cysteine proteinase inhibitor 10-like → MAASATSLVLLLLLVAGGEAVASSSNAPPAPAVVVGGRTEIRDVGSNREVQSLGRFAVAEHNRRLRHHGGAGAGSTADPVAVKLAFVSVVAAQKQVVSGVAYYLKVVAREAHAGAGAGRPFDAVVVVKPWLKSKELVSFAPSPK, encoded by the coding sequence atggccgcctccgccacctctctcgtgctcctcctcctcctagtcgccggcggcgaggcggtggcgtcgtcgtcgaacgcgccgccggcgccagcggtggtggtgggcgggaGGACGGAGATCAGGGACGTGGGCAGCAACAGGGAGGTGCAGTCGCTGGGCCGCTTCGCGGTCGCCGAGCacaaccgccgcctccggcaccacggcggcgccggcgccgggagcACCGCCGACCCGGTCGCCGTGAAGCTGGCGTTCGTCAGCGTCGTGGCGGCGCAGAAGCAGGTCGTCTCCGGCGTGGCGTACTACCTCAAGGTCGTCGCGAGGGAAgcgcacgccggcgccggagccggccgGCCGTTCGACGCCGTGGTGGTGGTCAAGCCCTGGCTCAAGTCCAAGGAGCTCGTGTCCTTCGCGCCTTCTCCCAAATAA
- the LOC102703030 gene encoding kinesin-like protein KIN-12A: MRSLFSKYGRGHHPATPPPASCSGGGGGGGGGETPPSRRRIPKENVDPHNHSHGHAAGDHAHSPYRSPTSTKPLGSRNRGLLPPRPPPANPLKRKLDVSPAAAAGHAPDSAAGAVAAGGGGGGNAPDSGVQVVVRIRPACRVEEEGAGEDARAPEFCVRKTATNSVAIQGQDFTFDAVADAASTQEDVFKLVGLPLVENCLSGFNSSIFAYGQTGSGKTYTMWGPLSALSEDSTCSERGLTPRVFEQLFSRIKEEQGKHADKELTYHCVCSFLEIYNEQITDLLDPSPKSLQIREDVRTACVYVESLTKELVFTTKDVTQLLVKGLSNRRTGATSVNADSSRSHCVFTCVIKSESKNLEDGSNCTRTSRINLVDLAGSERQKLTNAFGDRLKEAGNINRSLSQLGNLINILAEISQSGKQRHVPYRDSKLTFLLQESLGGNAKLAMICAVSPSQSCKSETLSTLRFAQRAKSIKNNAIVNEQKEEDVNMLREQIRQLKDELHRMKSGGSDGSSGSFSTGWNARRSLHLLKMSLSRPTTFQTIPEDSSDVEMEIDENDVEKPYNQENIVISPLGKKELQASVKINGGASLADTFEGDDPMPNKRSCSDDRLKLNLAASIQRGLQVIENHQNNGAWRRASIGFNARIVDIQPCKVDVAIQTEPEESDARDNPLALIPSRLLETSATVSNGPNACRDLQLVPDDTGMTCDEPKQQQILKAVEKVLAGAIRREMARDEQCAKQAAEIQQLNRLVQQYKHERECNAVLAQTREGKIARLESLMDGTLPTEEFINEEYLSLMNEHKLLQQKYDNHPELLRAEIELKRLQEELEMCQNYIDEKEVLQEEIHDLKSHLHFMLSSSASIRRLWPPVQLSQGIATSPVTNDADGDTNVVDTPNWAEAESKWVTLTDELRVELEAKKSLVGRLQSELESEKKCSEEVKEALQTAMQGHARILEQYAELEERHIGLLAMHRRIREGVEDVKARAAKAGVKGAELRFINSLGAEIAVLRAEKKGLQDQLGDTAEAVQAAGELLVRLKEAEEAEALAQKRALLAEQETEKAYQEIDNLKKNYDQEIVALNHRLAESSHHEETALTMEPCDMETAKYDTAGSPGEQQWREFNYEGSGGSFEVSKSTDLNSWFSGYDKCNI; the protein is encoded by the exons ATGAGGTCGCTCTTCTCCAAGTACGGCCGCGGCCACcacccggcgacgccgccgccggcgtcgtgcagcggtggaggcggcggaggaggaggaggggagacacccccgtcgcgccgccgcatccCCAAGGAGAACGTCGACCCGCACAACCACAGCCACGGCCACGCGGCGGGGGACCACGCGCACTCCCCGTACCGCTCCCCGACCTCCACCAAGCCGCTCGGGAGCCGCAACCGgggcctcctcccgccgcggccaccgccggccaACCCGCTCAAGCGGAAGCTCGAcgtctcccccgccgccgcggcgggccaCGCTCccgactccgccgccggtgccgttgctgccggaggaggaggaggagggaacgCGCCCGACTCCGGCGTACAG GTGGTGGTGAGGATACGGCCGGCGTGccgggtggaggaggagggggccgGGGAGGACGCGCGGGCGCCGGAGTTCTGCGTGCGCAAGACGGCGACCAACTCGGTCGCGATCCAGGGGCAGGACTTCACGTTCGACGCAGTCGCCGATGCGGCCTCCACGCAG GAGGATGTCTTCAAGCTTGTGGGGCTTCCACTCGTTGAAAATTGCCTATCGGGGTTCAACAGCTCAATATTTGCCTATGGCCAG ACTGGCAGTGGGAAAACCTACACAATGTGGGGCCCTCTGTCAGCATTGTCAGAAGACTCAACATGCAGTGAGAGGGGACTGACGCCTCGTGTTTTTGAGCAGTTGTTCTCTCGGATCAAAGAG GAACAAGGAAAGCATGCAGACAAAGAGCTAACTTACCATTGTGTTTGTTCCTTTCTCGAG ATCTACAATGAGCAGATTACTGATTTGCTAGACCCATCACCTAAAAGCCTTCAG ATTAGAGAGGATGTTAGAACTGCTTGTGTCTATGTTGAATCATTGACAAAGGAGTTAGTTTTCACTACAAAAGATGTAACTCAACTGTTGGTGAAG GGCCTGTCAAATCGGAGGACTGGGGCAACAAGCGTGAATGCTGATAGCTCACGTTCGCACTGTGTTTTTACATGTGTCATCAAGTCTGAATCAAAG AATCTGGAGGATGGCTCAAACTGCACAAGAACAAGCCGGATAAACTTAGTAGATCTAGCTGGATCAGAGCGACAAAAGTTAACCAATGCATTTGGTGATCGTCTAAAAGAAGCAGGAAATATAAACCGCTCACTTTCACAACTTGG AAATTTGATTAATATACTGGCAGAAATATCTCAGTCTGGAAAGCAAAGGCATGTTCCATATCGTGATTCAAAGCTGACATTTCTATTACAAGAATCACTGGGTGGTAATGCCAAACTTGCAATGATCTGTGCTGTTTCGCCTTCACAAAG CTGCAAGAGTGAAACGTTAAGCACTCTTAGATTTGCGCAACGTgcaaaatctataaaaaacaATGCTATTGTCAATGAACAAAAGGAGGAAGATGTCAACATGCTGCGTGAGCAGATCAGGCAGTTAAAG GATGAACTTCATCGGATGAAATCTGGAGGCTCAGATGGAAGCAGTGGCAGCTTTTCCACTGGATGGAATGCTAGGCGTAGTCTGCATTTACTCAAAATGAGTTTGAGTCGTCCTACAACTTTCCAAACTATCCCTGAAGATAGTAGTGATGTGGAAATGGAAATCGATGAGAATGATGTTGAGAAGCCTTATAATCAAGAAAATATCGTAATATCTCCTCTTGGAAAAAAGGAATTACAGGCTTCAGTGAAAATAAATGGCGGCGCTTCACTTGCTGACACTTTCGAAGGGGATGATCCCATGCCCAACAAGAGGTCATGCTCTGATGACAGATTGAAGTTAAATCTTGCTGCCAGCATACAGAGAGGGCTTCAAGTCATAGAAAACCATCAAAACAATGGAGCTTGGAGGAGAGCATCTATTGGGTTCAATGCTAGAATTGTAGATATTCAGCCTTGCAAGGTTGATGTAGCGATTCAAACTGAACCAGAAGAATCTGACGCAAGAGATAACCCTCTGGCTCTAATTCCTTCTCGTCTTCTTGAGACTTCTGCAACTGTGAGCAATGGTCCCAATGCATGCAGGGATCTGCAATTAGTTCCAGATGATACAGGAATGACATGTGATGAACCGAAACAGCAGCAAATTCTGAAA GCTGTGGAGAAGGTCTTGGCTGGAGCCATCAGGCGCGAGATGGCACGTGATGAACAGTGTGCAAAGCAAGCCGCTGAAATTCAGCAGCTAAATCGTTTG GTACAACAATATAAACATGAACGCGAGTGCAACGCAGTTCTCGCCCAAACACGAGAAGGTAAAATTGCTAGGCTTGAAAGTCTGATGGATGGAACTTTACCAACAGAAGAATTTATCAATGAGGAGTATCTATCTCTTATGAATGAGCACAAG TTACTCCAACAGAAATACGACAACCATCCTGAACTTTTGCGTGCTGAAATTGAGTTGAAGAGACTTCAGGAGGAATTGGAGATGTGCCAGAATTACATAGACGAGAAAGAAGTTCTACAAGAGGAGATACACGACCTAAAGAGTCATTTGCATTTTATGCTTTCATCATCAGCATCGATTCGTAGGCTTTGGCCTCCAGTGCAATTGTCTCAGGGCATTGCTACTTCACCTGTAACAAATGATGCTGACGGTGATACTAATGTTGTGGACACACCAAACTGGGCTGAAGCTGAGAGTAAATGGGTAACTCTCACAGATGAACTTAGAGTTGAACTTGAAGCAAAGAAATCTCTTGTAGGAAGGTTGCAGTCAGAATTGGAGTCCGAAAAGAAGTGCTCGGAGGAAGTAAAGGAGGCATTACAAACAGCAATGCAGGGGCACGCTAGAATCTTGGAACAGTACGCTGAACTTGAAGAGAGGCATATTGGTTTGCTTGCAATGCATAGGAGAATCCGTGAAGGTGTTGAAGACGTGAAGGCGAGAGCTGCAAAAGCTGGTGTCAAGGGAGCTGAGTTGCGGTTCATCAATTCCCTTGGTGCTGAAATTGCAGTGCTGAGAGCAGAAAAGAAAGGCCTCCAGGACCAGCTAGGGGATACCGCTGAAGCCGTTCAAGCAGCTGGTGAATTACTTGTACGATTGAAAGAGGCTGAGGAAGCAGAAGCACTTGCCCAG AAGCGAGCGTTGTTGGCGGAGCAGGAGACGGAGAAAGCTTACCAGGAGATTGATAACTTGAAAAAGAACTACGACCAAGAAATCGTCGCCCTAAATCACCGCCTCGCAGAATCCTCTCATCATGAAGAAACTGCCCTGACCATGGAACCTTGCGATATGGAGACAGCCAAGTATGACACCGCTGGGAGCCCAGGTGAGCAGCAATGGCGAGAGTTCAACTATGAGGGCAGTGGTGGGTCGTTTGAGGTCTCCAAGAGCACCGATCTCAACTCGTGGTTTTCCGGGTATGACAAATGTAACATCTGA